A window of the Pangasianodon hypophthalmus isolate fPanHyp1 chromosome 12, fPanHyp1.pri, whole genome shotgun sequence genome harbors these coding sequences:
- the cdr2b gene encoding cerebellar degeneration-related protein 2 — protein MLTDMIAEEEFEVKEEEQWYDHRDLEHDLHLAAELGKTLLERNHELEEGLQQMYTTNQEQLQEIEHLSKQLEMLRSVNDQHAKVYEQLDATAQELEKSNQRLALENRSAQLKIEGLTETINGLQGQVEELQREIEKMTPDLLEPEKPDFSQSDKNTPNEYSVSASTPSPEADEWEEEEHTALLHSVHSLQAQLDLERTLRETAEQEAEALAREITELEPRVTLLEGYKARLAEVEAEVEELRQLLRSATDSRMLPGTLFFPAEEEVSEMWETRQVLKRCNSERELLEAGSKDEELRNEEHTDAYRGHLETVKSHGISLLNEVDAQYNALQRKYNALLRRCEGGSQSQCDKAVQTATTNQHSILNPVKHTRSQDCAQLPEYKTLFNEIFTYIQNSKKDLEMNRAKSS, from the exons ATGCTTACAGACATGATAGCAGAGGAGGAATTCGAGGTTAAAGAGGAAGAACAGTGGTATGACCATCGAGATCTGGAGCATG ATCTTCATTTGGCCGCTGAGCTGGGCAAAACCCTCCTGGAGAGGAATCATGAATTGGAGGAAGGTCTCCAGCAGATGTACACCACCAATCAAGAACAGCTACAGGAAATCGAG CATCTATCTAAGCAATTGGAAATGCTCAGGTCAGTGAATGATCAGCATGCTAAAGTCTATGAGCAGCTAGATGCGACTGCACAAGAACTGGAAAAGAGCAACCAAAGACTCGCCCTGGAAAACCGTTCCGCCCAGCTTAAGATCGAGGG GCTTACAGAGACCATAAACGGGCTGCAGGGTCAGGTGGAGGAGCTACAGAGGGAGATTGAGAAGATGACACCAGATCTTCTAGAGCCAGAGAAGCCAGACTTTAGCCAATCAGACAA GAACACACCCAATGAGTACTCTGTATCTGCGAGCACTCCCTCTCCAGAGGCAGATGAGTGGGAAGAGGAAGAGCACACAGCCCTTTTGCACTCAGTGCACTCACTACAGGCCCAGCTGGATTTAGAGCGAACCCTAAGAGAGACTGCTGAACAGGAGGCCGAGGCTCTGGCCCGAGAGATCACTGAGCTGGAGCCACGTGTGACTCTGCTGGAGGGCTATAAGGCTCGTCTGGCTGAGGTAGAGGCTGAAGTTGAGGAACTACGGCAGCTGTTGCGTTCCGCAACAGACTCACGCATGCTTCCAGGCACTCTGTTCTTCCCTGCAGAGGAGGAAGTGAGTGAGATGTGGGAGACAAGGCAAGTGCTGAAGCGCTGCAACAGCGAGAGGGAGCTGCTGGAAGCTGGCAGCAAGGATGAGGAGCTGAGGAATGAAGAACACACTGATGCCTATAGGGGGCATTTAGAGACAGTGAAGAGCCATGGCATATCACTGCTAAATGAGGTGGATGCACAGTACAACGCCTTACAGAGGAAATACAATGCACTCCTGCGCCGCTGTGAAGGTGGTTCACAGTCACAGTGTGACAAAGCTGTGCAGACAGCCACAACCAATCAGCACTCGATCCTAAATCCAGTTAAACACACACGTTCTCAGGACTGTGCTCAGCTGCCTGAGTACAAAACGCTTTTCAATGAGATTTTCACTTACATCCAAAATAGCAAAAAGGACTTAGAGATGAACAGAGCCAAGTCAAGTTAA
- the mettl9 gene encoding methyltransferase-like protein 9 isoform X1, with translation MCSPQMRTLLFGAWVVFYVSVLLAARRMWTGKYSRSPLARTLFMNALNSSDFNAQGVQEWYRCCPDLLGEKIQPLFVQSHLDEDTEAFLQRSVEKSGWVFTQLYHSLFSTIFSPIMSRTSINGFLGRGSMFVFSQDQFRKLLQISPDWRGERLLDLGAGDGGVTEVMGSLFKEVYATEVSLPMRWQLQRKSYRLLEIDEWQKTGFQYDIISCLNLLDRCDEPSQLLRDIRKALVPGTGRLILAVVLPFQPYVEIRGRWVRPSEHIRMEGTTWEEQVKNLSDDIFLNVGFEVEVVTRLPYLCEGDMHQDYYVLDDAVFVLKPRE, from the exons ATGTGTTCTCCACAGATGAGGACGCTCCTTTTTGGTGCTTGGGTGGTGTTCTATGTTTCAGTTCTTTTAGCAGCTCGAAGGATGTGGACTGGAAAGTATTCACGAAGTCCACTTGCCCGGACTCTTTTCATGAACGCGTTAAACAGCTCGGATTTTAATGCACAAGGAGTGCAAGAG TGGTATCGCTGCTGTCCTGACCTGTTAGGTGAGAAGATCCAGCCCTTGTTTGTGCAGAGTCATTTAGATGAAGATACTGAAGCTTTCCTTCAGAGGAGTGTGGAGAAATCTGGCTGGGTTTTTACCCAACTCTACCACTCACTCTTCTCCACCATCTTCAGCCCCATCATGTCAAGAACATCCATCAATGG GTTTCTGGGCCGAGgctccatgtttgttttctcaCAGGACCAATTTCGCAAACTTCTCCAAATCAGTCCAGACTGGAGAGGAGAAAGACTGCTGGATCTCGGAGCTGGGGATGGAGGTGTCACCGAAGTAATGGGATCTCTTTTTAAAGAGGTTTATGCCACTGAGGTGTCACTTCCAATGAGGTGGCAGCTCCAAAGAAAGAGCTACAG GTTGTTGGAAATTGATGAGTGGCAAAAGACAGGATTCCAGTATGACATTATCAGCTGTCTGAACCTCTTGGACCGATGTGACGAACCTTCACAGCTGCTCAGGGACATCAGGAAGGCTCTGGTGCCTGGCACAGGACGGCTGATCCTTGCAGTAGTTCTACCCTTTCAGCCTTATGTGGAAATAA GAGGAAGATGGGTGCGTCCATCAGAGCACATCCGCATGGAAGGCACGACTTGGGAGGAGCAAGTTAAAAACCTGTCTGATGACATATTCCTCAATGTAGGATTTGAGGTGGAAGTGGTGACACGCCTGCCATATTTATGTGAGGGAGATATGCACCAGGATTATTATGTATTAGATGATGCAGTGTTTGTACTGAAGCCTCGGGAATGA
- the mettl9 gene encoding methyltransferase-like protein 9 isoform X2, producing the protein MRTLLFGAWVVFYVSVLLAARRMWTGKYSRSPLARTLFMNALNSSDFNAQGVQEWYRCCPDLLGEKIQPLFVQSHLDEDTEAFLQRSVEKSGWVFTQLYHSLFSTIFSPIMSRTSINGFLGRGSMFVFSQDQFRKLLQISPDWRGERLLDLGAGDGGVTEVMGSLFKEVYATEVSLPMRWQLQRKSYRLLEIDEWQKTGFQYDIISCLNLLDRCDEPSQLLRDIRKALVPGTGRLILAVVLPFQPYVEIRGRWVRPSEHIRMEGTTWEEQVKNLSDDIFLNVGFEVEVVTRLPYLCEGDMHQDYYVLDDAVFVLKPRE; encoded by the exons ATGAGGACGCTCCTTTTTGGTGCTTGGGTGGTGTTCTATGTTTCAGTTCTTTTAGCAGCTCGAAGGATGTGGACTGGAAAGTATTCACGAAGTCCACTTGCCCGGACTCTTTTCATGAACGCGTTAAACAGCTCGGATTTTAATGCACAAGGAGTGCAAGAG TGGTATCGCTGCTGTCCTGACCTGTTAGGTGAGAAGATCCAGCCCTTGTTTGTGCAGAGTCATTTAGATGAAGATACTGAAGCTTTCCTTCAGAGGAGTGTGGAGAAATCTGGCTGGGTTTTTACCCAACTCTACCACTCACTCTTCTCCACCATCTTCAGCCCCATCATGTCAAGAACATCCATCAATGG GTTTCTGGGCCGAGgctccatgtttgttttctcaCAGGACCAATTTCGCAAACTTCTCCAAATCAGTCCAGACTGGAGAGGAGAAAGACTGCTGGATCTCGGAGCTGGGGATGGAGGTGTCACCGAAGTAATGGGATCTCTTTTTAAAGAGGTTTATGCCACTGAGGTGTCACTTCCAATGAGGTGGCAGCTCCAAAGAAAGAGCTACAG GTTGTTGGAAATTGATGAGTGGCAAAAGACAGGATTCCAGTATGACATTATCAGCTGTCTGAACCTCTTGGACCGATGTGACGAACCTTCACAGCTGCTCAGGGACATCAGGAAGGCTCTGGTGCCTGGCACAGGACGGCTGATCCTTGCAGTAGTTCTACCCTTTCAGCCTTATGTGGAAATAA GAGGAAGATGGGTGCGTCCATCAGAGCACATCCGCATGGAAGGCACGACTTGGGAGGAGCAAGTTAAAAACCTGTCTGATGACATATTCCTCAATGTAGGATTTGAGGTGGAAGTGGTGACACGCCTGCCATATTTATGTGAGGGAGATATGCACCAGGATTATTATGTATTAGATGATGCAGTGTTTGTACTGAAGCCTCGGGAATGA